In Amyelois transitella isolate CPQ chromosome 5, ilAmyTran1.1, whole genome shotgun sequence, one DNA window encodes the following:
- the LOC106137943 gene encoding uncharacterized protein LOC106137943, producing the protein MNPLDAICDVKRNDAVCVSNLKSAKPVDKAILQERPDVKIFLPFRFHFYKPKDLFKENTYRNFLVAPGGDHVISLVDEISYSAPPAPPLSQMHELNPELFCNGDNRPANCPVDCRCTHMIDVPLNSVVEIVLVDEVQSPNLSHPFHLHGAPYNVIGMGRSPDKNIKKINLKHALDLDRKGLLHRQYNLPPFKDTLAVPNNGYVVLRLKADNPGYWLFHCHFIYHIVIGMNLIIHIGTQADLPPVPPNFPRCGHHLPAISPPYPAIHHG; encoded by the exons ATGAACCCCCTGGATGCGATATGTGATGTGAAAAGGAACGACGCCGTGTGCGTCAGTAATCTGAAGTCAGCCAAGCCGGTTGATAAAGCTATCCTTCAGGAGAGACCTGACGTGAAGATCTTCCTGCCGTTCCGGTTCCACTTCTACAAGCCGAAGGATTTGTTTAAGGAAAATACTTACAGGAATTTCTtag TGGCCCCAGGCGGCGACCACGTCATCAGCTTGGTCGACGAGATCTCATACAGCGCGCCGCCAGCTCCCCCCCTCTCTCAGATGCACGAGCTGAACCCTGAGCTATTCTGCAACGGAGATAACAGACCTGCGAACTGCCCCGTGGACTGCCGCTGCACACATATGATCGATGTGCCTCTTAACTCGGTTGTGGAGATCGTGCTTGTTGATGAAG tgcaATCACCGAATCTGTCTCATCCTTTCCACCTCCACGGAGCGCCATACAACGTTATCGGCATGGGTCGCTCCCCGGACAAGAACATTAAGAAAATCAACCTGAAACACGCCCTGGACTTGGATAGAAAGGGTCTACTTCATAGACAATACAACCTGCCTCCTTTCAAAGACACGCTGGCAGTGCCCAATAATGGATATGTTGTTTTAAGATTGAAAGCAGATAATCCCg GATATTGGTTATTCCACTGTCACTTCATATACCACATAGTCATTGGTATGAACCTGATAATCCACATAGGAACGCAAGCGGATCTACCGCCTGTTCCTCCGAATTTCCCTCGATGCGGTCACCACTTGCCAGCAATCTCCCCTCCCTACCCTGCGATACACCACGGATAG